From Spartinivicinus ruber, the proteins below share one genomic window:
- a CDS encoding tryptophan 2,3-dioxygenase family protein codes for MKKTIKEDIYYSDYLQLNKLLDSQHLLSSDYDDLAHDEMLFIITHQAYELWFKQILHELRTIQAVFEQKPVDDKQLGVATHRLQRILAIQTLLIEQVNVLETMTPLDFLDFRDYLVPASGFQSVQFKEIEIRLGLKSCYRIAFDQHSFYRRLTPQHQDYLKKLELQPSLLEQIDEWLARLPFLHFGEFNFWHSYQQAVDKMLNSDEQIIINNPHLDAQEREKQLKNLADTRNQFKQLLEPKAYQMQFDTGFYRISQDAFLAALFISLYRDEPMLQQPFKLLTCLMDIDERFTAWRTRHAQMALRMLGRKVGTGGSSGHEYLSRTADHNKVFTDLFTLSTFLIPSSSRPELPDAIKQSLGFYFSGKEKGHL; via the coding sequence ATGAAAAAAACAATAAAAGAAGATATTTATTACAGTGACTATTTGCAACTTAACAAGCTACTTGATAGCCAGCACTTACTAAGTAGCGATTATGATGATCTGGCCCATGATGAAATGTTATTTATCATCACCCATCAGGCTTATGAACTATGGTTTAAACAAATACTTCACGAACTACGTACTATTCAAGCCGTATTTGAACAAAAGCCCGTGGATGATAAGCAGCTTGGTGTAGCTACGCATAGGCTACAACGCATATTAGCGATACAAACATTATTAATTGAACAGGTAAATGTTCTCGAAACCATGACTCCACTGGACTTCCTAGATTTTAGAGACTACCTGGTTCCTGCTTCTGGCTTTCAAAGCGTGCAATTTAAAGAAATAGAAATCCGTTTAGGACTTAAAAGCTGTTATCGTATTGCTTTTGACCAGCATAGCTTTTATCGTCGACTAACTCCACAACATCAGGATTATTTAAAAAAGCTCGAGTTACAACCCAGCTTGCTCGAGCAAATAGATGAATGGTTAGCCAGACTCCCTTTTCTACATTTTGGTGAGTTTAATTTCTGGCATAGTTACCAACAAGCTGTCGATAAAATGCTAAATAGTGATGAGCAGATCATTATCAACAATCCACACTTAGATGCTCAAGAGCGAGAAAAACAGCTCAAAAATCTGGCCGATACCCGTAACCAATTTAAGCAATTACTTGAACCCAAAGCCTATCAGATGCAGTTTGATACTGGGTTTTACCGAATTAGCCAAGATGCTTTTTTAGCTGCCTTGTTTATCAGCCTATACCGGGATGAGCCAATGCTCCAACAACCTTTTAAACTACTGACTTGCCTGATGGATATTGATGAACGATTTACTGCCTGGCGAACCCGTCATGCTCAAATGGCCCTACGCATGCTAGGTCGCAAAGTAGGTACCGGTGGATCTTCTGGCCATGAATATCTCTCTAGAACTGCAGATCATAATAAAGTGTTCACAGACTTATTTACACTTTCTACTTTTTTAATCCCTAGCTCAAGTCGACCTGAGTTACCAGATGCAATTAAACAGTCATTGGGCTTTTATTTCTCAGGAAAGGAAAAAGGGCATCTCTAA